In Flavobacterium sp. CBA20B-1, one DNA window encodes the following:
- the nuoH gene encoding NADH-quinone oxidoreductase subunit NuoH, with translation MEEAIIIEKSVIIVAVFAITMLFAMYCTLAERKIAAWIQDRRGPNRAGPGGMLQPLADGLKLFAKEEFMPNTPNTFLFVLGPFISMTMALMTSAVIPWGDTLEIGGRKVVLQAADINVAMLYVFAVLSVSVYGIMIGGWASNNKYSLISAMRVASQMISYEIAMGLSIVALLMMHSSMSLRDIAAGQHEMNWNIFYQPIGFLIFLICSFAETNRTPFDLAECEQELIGGYHTEYSSMRMGFFLFAEYAAMFISSTLLAVLYLGAYNYPGMTWAAENWGENAANGIGIAVLFVKICFFIFLYMWVRWTIPRFRYDQLMNLGWKTLIPLAIINIVITAVVLLLKS, from the coding sequence ATGGAAGAAGCAATTATTATAGAAAAAAGTGTAATCATTGTAGCTGTTTTTGCAATTACAATGCTTTTTGCCATGTATTGTACATTGGCAGAACGAAAAATTGCCGCATGGATTCAAGACCGTAGAGGTCCAAACCGTGCAGGTCCGGGCGGAATGCTTCAACCTTTGGCAGATGGTTTAAAACTTTTTGCGAAAGAAGAATTCATGCCAAACACACCCAACACGTTTTTGTTTGTATTGGGTCCGTTTATATCAATGACTATGGCGTTGATGACCTCCGCAGTAATTCCGTGGGGCGATACCTTAGAAATTGGCGGTAGAAAAGTCGTTCTACAAGCAGCTGATATTAACGTGGCAATGCTTTATGTTTTTGCAGTTTTATCGGTAAGTGTATATGGCATCATGATTGGTGGCTGGGCATCAAACAACAAATATTCGTTGATTAGTGCCATGCGTGTAGCTTCGCAAATGATTTCGTACGAAATTGCGATGGGCTTGTCTATTGTGGCATTGCTAATGATGCACAGCTCTATGAGTTTACGCGATATTGCAGCAGGTCAGCACGAGATGAATTGGAATATATTTTACCAACCAATTGGTTTTTTAATCTTTTTAATTTGTTCGTTTGCAGAAACCAACAGAACTCCTTTTGATTTAGCAGAATGTGAACAAGAGTTAATTGGTGGATACCACACAGAATATTCGTCTATGCGAATGGGATTCTTCTTGTTTGCAGAATATGCCGCAATGTTTATCTCTTCTACCCTATTGGCGGTTCTTTATTTGGGGGCTTACAATTATCCGGGTATGACGTGGGCAGCCGAAAACTGGGGCGAAAATGCAGCTAACGGTATTGGTATTGCTGTATTATTTGTGAAAATATGTTTCTTTATATTTTTATACATGTGGGTGCGTTGGACCATTCCGCGTTTCCGCTACGATCAATTAATGAATTTAGGCTGGAAAACATTGATACCGTTAGCCATTATTAATATCGTTATCACAGCGGTTGTGTTATTATTAAAAAGCTAA
- a CDS encoding complex I subunit 4 family protein — protein MNCIIILLIYVLGAVATLASNSKNAAKIALVTSLINAVIALILTGEYLNGGDISFTQQWISNPNISLSFVVDGLSLTMVLLTTLLLPIIILASFNTLYSKANQLYALVLFMAFAMAGTFLAQDGLVYYIFWELALLPIFFIGLLWGSDDWKVRKRVMVTFFIYTFAGSLFMLAAFAYLYSLTGSFAWDDLSKAVLSTKEANYIFLAFFLAYGIKIPVFPLHTWQANTYEKSPTIGTMLLSGIMLKMGIYSILRWQMPIAGNVSENILKTVIVLCIIGIIYASLIALRSNNLKRLLAYSSMAHVGLVAAGAYVGNSTGYQGAIIQMVAHGFVVVGLFYLADIIHKRYDTYEIKEMGGIRSQAPKFTTFFLIILFASIGLPGTFGFIGEFTLLFALSEKELLYAVFAGTSIILGAYYMLKMFQNAVLGSTENKVFAEVTTKEYFVLAVICVVLIGLGIYPKLLTDLFIQ, from the coding sequence ATGAATTGTATTATTATTTTACTTATTTATGTTTTGGGAGCTGTTGCTACATTGGCATCAAACTCTAAAAATGCAGCTAAAATAGCTTTAGTAACCAGCTTAATTAACGCCGTAATTGCTTTAATTTTAACAGGCGAATATTTAAACGGTGGCGATATTTCGTTTACGCAGCAATGGATCAGCAACCCGAACATCTCTTTATCATTTGTGGTGGATGGTTTAAGCTTAACCATGGTGCTATTAACAACGCTTTTGTTGCCAATTATTATTTTGGCATCGTTCAACACCTTATATTCTAAAGCAAATCAGTTGTATGCTTTGGTTTTGTTTATGGCATTTGCAATGGCTGGAACATTCTTGGCACAAGATGGTTTGGTGTACTATATTTTCTGGGAATTAGCATTGTTACCTATTTTCTTTATTGGATTATTATGGGGAAGCGACGATTGGAAAGTACGAAAACGCGTAATGGTAACGTTCTTTATCTATACTTTTGCAGGATCGCTGTTTATGTTGGCAGCTTTTGCTTACTTGTATTCACTAACCGGCAGTTTTGCTTGGGATGATCTTTCTAAAGCAGTGCTATCAACCAAAGAAGCAAATTATATTTTCTTGGCATTTTTCTTAGCTTATGGAATTAAAATTCCGGTTTTCCCGTTACACACGTGGCAGGCAAACACCTACGAGAAATCTCCAACTATCGGAACTATGTTACTTTCGGGTATCATGCTTAAAATGGGTATCTATTCTATTTTACGCTGGCAAATGCCAATTGCAGGAAATGTATCAGAAAACATCTTAAAAACGGTTATCGTTCTTTGTATCATTGGTATCATCTACGCATCATTAATCGCATTAAGATCAAACAACCTAAAACGTTTATTGGCATATTCGTCAATGGCACACGTTGGTTTGGTTGCTGCAGGTGCTTATGTTGGAAATAGTACAGGTTATCAAGGTGCGATTATTCAAATGGTTGCACACGGTTTTGTAGTGGTTGGTTTGTTTTATTTGGCTGATATCATTCACAAAAGATACGATACTTACGAAATTAAGGAAATGGGCGGTATTCGTTCACAAGCTCCTAAATTCACCACTTTCTTTTTAATCATCCTATTTGCGTCAATTGGTTTACCAGGAACTTTTGGATTCATTGGAGAATTTACCTTGTTGTTCGCATTATCAGAAAAAGAATTACTGTATGCCGTTTTTGCAGGAACATCGATCATTCTTGGAGCGTATTACATGCTTAAAATGTTTCAAAATGCCGTGTTAGGAAGCACAGAAAACAAGGTTTTTGCCGAAGTAACTACAAAAGAATATTTTGTTTTAGCGGTTATTTGTGTGGTTTTAATTGGTTTGGGAATCTATCCGAAATTACTAACCGATTTATTTATTCAATAG
- a CDS encoding 2Fe-2S iron-sulfur cluster-binding protein, with amino-acid sequence MKVTIDGIEIEVEPGTTVLQAARMIGGDVVPPAMCYYSKLKDTGGNCRACLVEVSKGSEADPRPMPKMMPSCKTGVMDGMEVKVKTSERALDARKAVTEFLLINHPLDCPVCDQAGECDLQNLSFKHGLEKTRFKEEKRTFEPENIGDKIQLHMNRCILCYRCVHTAEQVCGSRNHGVLNRGDHAQISTYVSAAIDHEMSGNMIDVCPVGALTDKTFRFKSRVWFNKPFNAHRNCDKCCGKTTLWMFGNEIQRVTARKDEYHEVEEFICNECRFDHKEVSDWVIEGPRKFEKFSVINQNNYTRKMDTVKIATEKQILEGREQDRKKISMKEVPYKNTENS; translated from the coding sequence ATGAAAGTTACAATAGACGGAATAGAAATAGAAGTAGAACCGGGAACCACTGTATTGCAGGCTGCTCGTATGATTGGCGGCGATGTGGTGCCACCTGCTATGTGCTACTATTCAAAATTAAAAGATACAGGCGGTAACTGTCGTGCGTGTTTGGTAGAAGTATCAAAAGGCAGCGAAGCAGATCCGCGCCCAATGCCTAAAATGATGCCTTCTTGCAAAACAGGTGTTATGGACGGTATGGAAGTGAAAGTAAAAACTTCGGAACGTGCATTAGATGCCCGCAAAGCGGTTACAGAATTTTTGTTGATCAACCACCCCTTAGATTGCCCTGTGTGCGATCAGGCTGGTGAATGTGATTTGCAAAACTTATCGTTTAAACACGGTTTAGAAAAAACCCGTTTTAAAGAAGAAAAACGCACTTTTGAGCCTGAAAATATTGGCGATAAAATTCAGTTGCACATGAACCGTTGCATTTTGTGCTATCGTTGTGTGCATACCGCAGAGCAGGTTTGTGGCAGCAGAAATCACGGAGTTTTAAACCGTGGCGACCATGCACAAATTTCTACCTATGTTTCTGCAGCGATTGACCACGAAATGTCTGGAAACATGATTGATGTTTGTCCGGTTGGTGCGTTAACAGATAAAACCTTCCGTTTTAAATCGCGTGTTTGGTTTAACAAACCGTTTAATGCACACAGAAACTGCGACAAATGTTGCGGAAAAACAACTTTGTGGATGTTTGGTAACGAAATTCAACGTGTTACAGCTCGTAAAGATGAGTATCACGAAGTAGAAGAATTCATTTGCAATGAATGTCGATTCGATCATAAAGAAGTATCGGATTGGGTGATTGAAGGTCCAAGAAAATTTGAAAAATTCTCGGTTATCAATCAAAACAACTATACCCGAAAAATGGATACTGTGAAAATTGCTACCGAAAAACAGATTTTAGAAGGTCGAGAGCAAGACCGCAAAAAAATCAGTATGAAAGAAGTTCCATATAAAAACACAGAAAACAGTTAA
- a CDS encoding complex I 24 kDa subunit family protein — protein METIDKKYHQDINITPALMERINELISHYPEGKQKSALLPVLHELQDAHDNWLSVELQNKAAEFLNITPIEVYEVVTFYTMFNQKPVGKYMLEFCVTSCCAINKAEDVMDYTCEKLGVKPGQVTADGMFSVVGVQCLGACGYAPMLQLGDFYHEHLTKEKVDQLIADCKEGKITLHDK, from the coding sequence ATGGAAACTATAGATAAAAAATACCATCAAGATATAAATATAACTCCGGCGTTAATGGAACGCATCAACGAGTTAATAAGTCATTATCCCGAAGGAAAACAAAAATCAGCATTGTTGCCCGTATTGCACGAATTGCAAGATGCACACGACAATTGGTTGAGTGTGGAATTGCAAAACAAAGCTGCCGAATTTTTAAACATTACGCCTATTGAAGTGTATGAAGTGGTTACTTTTTACACCATGTTCAACCAAAAACCGGTAGGAAAATATATGTTGGAATTTTGCGTAACATCTTGTTGTGCTATTAATAAAGCAGAAGATGTTATGGATTATACTTGCGAAAAATTAGGTGTGAAACCCGGGCAGGTAACAGCAGACGGAATGTTTTCTGTGGTGGGCGTACAATGTTTAGGTGCTTGTGGTTATGCTCCCATGTTGCAATTGGGCGATTTTTACCACGAACACTTAACCAAAGAAAAAGTAGATCAGCTGATTGCCGATTGTAAAGAAGGAAAAATAACCTTACACGATAAATAA
- the nuoF gene encoding NADH-quinone oxidoreductase subunit NuoF has translation MGQKILFDKIHIPGIKTYDVYRENGGYASVEKALKMNPDDITEEVKTSGLRGRGGAGFPVGLKWSFIDKKSGNPRHLVCNADESEPGTFKDRYLMEYIPHLLIEGMITSSFALGANLSYIYIRGEYMWIFKTLERAIKEAYAAGWLGKNIKGSGYDLDLHVHCGGGAYICGEETALIESLEGKRGNPRIKPPFPAVKGLWQNPTVVNNVESIASVPWIVLNSGEDYAKIGLGRSTGTKLFSVSGHVKKPGVYEIEMGITVDEFMNSDEYCGGMIDDRPLKGLIPGGSSVPILPQHLIFKTANGEDRLMTYESLADGGFATGSSLGSGGFIVYNDTACIVRNTWNFSRFYHHESCGQCSPCREGTGWMEKILWRIENGQGTEEDIDVLWSVQAKIEGNTICPLGDAAAWPVAAAIRHFRDEFEYHIRFPEKIKNRDHFVNEPFEKVKHLLNSVTI, from the coding sequence ATGGGACAAAAAATATTATTTGATAAAATCCATATTCCGGGTATCAAAACATACGATGTTTATCGCGAAAATGGTGGCTATGCTTCTGTTGAAAAAGCATTGAAAATGAACCCCGACGATATCACCGAAGAAGTGAAAACTTCTGGTTTGCGTGGTCGCGGTGGTGCAGGTTTCCCTGTGGGTTTAAAGTGGAGTTTTATCGATAAAAAATCGGGAAATCCACGCCATTTGGTTTGTAATGCCGATGAATCGGAACCTGGTACTTTTAAAGATCGCTATTTAATGGAATACATTCCGCATTTATTAATCGAAGGAATGATTACCTCGTCGTTTGCCTTGGGCGCAAACCTTTCATATATCTACATTCGTGGTGAATATATGTGGATTTTTAAAACCTTGGAACGCGCTATTAAAGAAGCGTATGCAGCCGGTTGGTTGGGTAAAAATATAAAAGGATCGGGTTACGATTTAGACCTTCACGTTCATTGTGGAGGTGGCGCTTATATTTGTGGCGAAGAAACCGCTTTAATTGAATCTTTAGAAGGTAAACGTGGAAACCCGCGTATCAAACCGCCTTTTCCGGCTGTTAAAGGTTTGTGGCAAAACCCAACAGTTGTAAACAACGTAGAATCAATCGCCTCTGTGCCATGGATTGTACTGAATTCGGGCGAAGATTATGCTAAAATTGGTTTAGGCAGATCTACCGGAACCAAGCTATTCTCTGTTTCGGGTCACGTTAAAAAACCAGGAGTTTATGAAATTGAAATGGGAATTACCGTTGATGAATTCATGAATTCTGATGAATATTGTGGTGGAATGATTGATGATCGTCCGTTGAAAGGATTAATTCCCGGAGGTTCATCGGTGCCAATTCTTCCACAACATTTAATTTTTAAAACCGCAAACGGTGAAGATCGTTTAATGACGTATGAATCATTAGCAGACGGCGGTTTTGCAACAGGATCATCATTAGGTTCAGGCGGATTTATTGTTTATAATGATACGGCTTGTATCGTTCGAAATACATGGAATTTCTCAAGATTCTATCACCATGAAAGTTGTGGGCAATGTTCGCCTTGTCGTGAAGGCACCGGATGGATGGAAAAAATATTGTGGAGAATTGAAAACGGTCAGGGTACAGAAGAAGACATTGATGTATTGTGGAGTGTTCAAGCAAAAATTGAAGGAAACACCATTTGTCCGTTGGGCGATGCGGCTGCTTGGCCAGTTGCTGCTGCCATTCGTCATTTTAGAGACGAGTTTGAATACCATATTCGTTTCCCAGAAAAAATTAAAAACAGAGATCATTTTGTAAATGAGCCTTTTGAAAAAGTAAAACATTTACTAAATTCAGTAACCATATAA
- a CDS encoding NADH-quinone oxidoreductase subunit J family protein has protein sequence MIEILFYILSAVTLGSAFLTILSKNPIHSAIWLVVCFFSIAGHYALLNSQFLAMVHIIVYSGAIMILMLFTIMLMNLNISDEIAKPVVTKIIATICFCLIGFFLVSSLAQTAPALETYASTGVDFQTIQVLGKVLLNEFVLPFEMAAILLLMAMIGAVLISKKEKKTA, from the coding sequence ATGATAGAGATTTTATTTTACATTCTTTCGGCTGTTACTTTAGGAAGCGCGTTTTTAACCATTCTTTCTAAAAACCCCATTCACAGTGCTATTTGGTTAGTAGTATGTTTCTTTAGCATTGCGGGTCATTATGCGTTGTTAAATTCACAATTTTTGGCAATGGTGCACATCATTGTATATTCTGGTGCCATCATGATTTTAATGTTGTTCACCATCATGTTAATGAACCTAAACATAAGCGATGAAATTGCAAAACCAGTGGTTACCAAAATCATTGCTACAATTTGTTTTTGCTTGATTGGTTTCTTTTTGGTGAGTTCGTTAGCACAAACAGCTCCGGCATTAGAAACATACGCCAGCACAGGGGTAGATTTCCAAACCATTCAAGTTTTAGGAAAAGTTTTATTGAACGAATTTGTACTACCTTTTGAAATGGCGGCAATTTTATTGTTAATGGCGATGATTGGTGCCGTATTAATATCTAAAAAAGAGAAAAAAACAGCATAA
- the nuoL gene encoding NADH-quinone oxidoreductase subunit L, whose product MSTTILLLTLIFPLVGTLINGFWGKHLSKKVSGTIATVAIAASFVTSCLFFAYIQDAEPVKIVLFEWMKFNYFSIDFGFYFDQLAALWLLFITGIGTLIHLYSTSYMSHDEHFSKFFTYLNFFVFFMLILVTGSNLAMMFIGWEGVGLCSYLLIGFWYKNQDYNNAAKKAFIMNRIGDLGFLIGIFVTGYLFHTLDFVALKEQSYLAPTLGIATMAFFIAATGKSAQLPLYTWLPDAMAGPTPVSALIHAATMVTAGIFMITRLNFLFDLTPDVQHIIAIIGAVTSLVAATIALVQNDIKKVLAYSTVSQLGLMFLALGLGAYEVAVFHVITHAFFKACLFLGSGSVIHAIGGEQDMRHMGGLKKHMKITYATFFISTLAISGFPPLSGFFSKDEILLTAFHHNIVLWVVASLASILTAFYMFRLLFLTFSNKFRGTKEQEDHLHESPSAMTMPLIILAVLAAVGGLISIPGNSWLNEFLKPVIKNNAASHPHVLGTTEYMLMGLAVVGALVGLMVAYFKYIKNKQVPVNDNNVSGLQKLFANKYYLDEIYQSLIVHPLNFFGSFFKNQIDGLINGIVLSFGRIPAELSYQGKKAQNGNIGLYLFAFVIGVCGLLYYLFMCY is encoded by the coding sequence ATGAGTACAACTATATTACTACTTACATTGATTTTCCCTTTGGTTGGTACATTAATCAACGGATTTTGGGGCAAACATTTAAGCAAAAAAGTATCGGGTACTATTGCAACAGTGGCAATTGCCGCTTCGTTTGTAACTTCATGCTTATTTTTCGCTTACATTCAAGATGCAGAACCTGTAAAGATTGTTTTGTTTGAATGGATGAAATTCAATTATTTTTCTATTGATTTCGGATTTTATTTCGATCAATTAGCGGCTCTTTGGTTGTTGTTCATCACAGGTATCGGAACATTGATCCATCTGTATTCAACAAGTTATATGAGCCATGATGAGCATTTCTCTAAATTCTTCACATATCTGAATTTCTTTGTTTTCTTCATGTTGATTTTAGTAACTGGAAGCAACTTGGCAATGATGTTCATTGGTTGGGAAGGTGTTGGTTTATGCTCATACCTATTAATTGGTTTCTGGTATAAAAACCAAGATTACAACAACGCCGCTAAAAAAGCATTCATCATGAACCGTATTGGGGATTTAGGCTTTCTAATTGGAATTTTTGTAACCGGATATTTATTCCATACTTTAGACTTTGTAGCGTTGAAAGAACAAAGCTACTTAGCCCCTACTTTAGGAATAGCAACCATGGCGTTCTTTATTGCAGCAACAGGTAAAAGTGCGCAATTACCGCTTTACACTTGGTTACCAGATGCAATGGCGGGACCCACACCGGTGTCGGCATTAATCCACGCAGCAACCATGGTTACGGCTGGTATCTTTATGATAACGCGTTTAAACTTTTTGTTCGATTTAACGCCAGATGTGCAACATATCATTGCAATTATTGGTGCGGTTACCTCGTTAGTAGCAGCTACAATTGCTTTGGTTCAAAACGATATTAAAAAGGTATTGGCATATTCAACCGTATCGCAATTAGGTTTAATGTTTTTGGCATTAGGTTTAGGTGCTTACGAAGTTGCTGTTTTCCATGTTATAACACACGCTTTCTTTAAAGCTTGTTTGTTCTTGGGATCGGGATCAGTTATCCACGCAATTGGTGGCGAACAAGATATGCGCCACATGGGTGGATTAAAAAAGCACATGAAAATCACGTATGCTACATTTTTTATATCTACTTTAGCTATTTCAGGTTTTCCTCCTCTATCAGGTTTCTTCTCTAAAGACGAAATTTTATTAACTGCATTTCACCATAACATCGTATTATGGGTTGTAGCAAGTTTAGCATCGATTTTAACCGCATTCTATATGTTCCGTTTGTTGTTCTTAACCTTCTCTAACAAATTCAGAGGAACCAAAGAGCAAGAAGATCATTTACACGAAAGTCCGTCTGCAATGACCATGCCTTTAATCATTTTAGCAGTTTTGGCAGCAGTTGGCGGATTAATCAGTATTCCGGGAAACAGCTGGTTAAACGAATTTTTAAAACCGGTGATTAAAAACAACGCGGCATCACATCCGCATGTATTGGGCACAACCGAATACATGTTAATGGGCTTGGCTGTTGTTGGTGCATTGGTTGGTTTAATGGTTGCTTACTTTAAGTATATTAAAAACAAACAGGTTCCGGTTAACGACAATAATGTTTCGGGCTTACAGAAGTTGTTTGCAAACAAATATTATTTAGATGAAATTTATCAATCTTTAATTGTTCATCCCTTGAATTTCTTTGGATCATTCTTTAAAAATCAAATCGACGGATTAATAAACGGAATTGTTTTAAGCTTTGGGAGAATTCCAGCAGAACTATCTTATCAAGGTAAAAAAGCACAAAACGGAAACATTGGTCTGTATTTATTTGCCTTTGTAATTGGCGTTTGTGGCTTGTTGTATTATTTATTTATGTGTTACTAA
- a CDS encoding NADH-quinone oxidoreductase subunit D: MSDLLLVPEKRFEKQIKETKEKDGVELSILNLGPTHPATHGIFQNILLMDGEKIIDGEGTVGYIHRAFEKIAENRPFYQINVLTDRLNYCSSPINNTGWWMTVEKMLGIEIPKRVQYMRVIIMELARIADHIICSSVMGVDTGALTGFLYVMQYREKIYEIYEEICGARLTTNMGRIGGFERDWSETAWRKIDEFLAEFPAVWTEFENMLTRNRIFMDRTIGAGAVDADMAMSYGFTGPNLRAAGVDYDIRVASPYCSYEDFEFDIPVGQNGDCYDRFCVRNAEVWESMKIIRQALEKMPAEGGFHADVPDYYLPPKEDVYNNMEALIYHFKIVMGEIPVPNTEVYHSVEGGNGELGFYLITNGSRVPYRLHFRRPCFIYYQAFNEIVKGRSLSDAIITLSSMNVIAGELDC, from the coding sequence ATGTCTGATTTATTATTAGTTCCGGAAAAGCGATTTGAAAAACAAATCAAGGAAACCAAAGAAAAAGATGGTGTAGAATTATCTATTTTAAATTTAGGTCCTACACACCCTGCAACCCACGGAATTTTTCAGAACATTCTTTTAATGGATGGAGAAAAAATCATCGATGGCGAAGGAACTGTTGGATACATTCACCGTGCCTTTGAAAAAATTGCAGAAAACCGTCCGTTTTATCAAATAAACGTTTTAACCGATCGTTTAAATTACTGTTCATCACCCATTAACAATACCGGTTGGTGGATGACGGTTGAAAAAATGTTGGGTATCGAAATTCCAAAACGCGTACAATATATGCGTGTAATTATTATGGAATTAGCTCGTATTGCCGATCATATCATTTGTAGTTCTGTAATGGGTGTTGATACCGGTGCATTGACTGGTTTCTTATACGTAATGCAGTACCGCGAAAAAATATACGAAATCTACGAAGAAATTTGTGGTGCACGCCTAACGACTAACATGGGAAGAATCGGAGGTTTTGAACGCGATTGGAGCGAAACGGCGTGGAGAAAAATCGATGAATTTTTAGCGGAATTTCCAGCAGTTTGGACAGAGTTTGAAAACATGCTAACCCGCAATCGTATCTTTATGGATCGTACCATTGGTGCTGGTGCTGTTGATGCCGATATGGCAATGAGCTATGGCTTTACAGGTCCTAACTTACGTGCTGCCGGTGTTGATTACGATATCCGTGTGGCAAGTCCTTATTGTTCGTACGAAGATTTTGAATTCGATATTCCTGTTGGTCAAAATGGCGATTGCTACGATCGTTTTTGTGTGCGAAATGCCGAAGTTTGGGAAAGTATGAAAATCATCCGTCAAGCATTAGAAAAAATGCCAGCCGAAGGAGGTTTCCATGCCGATGTTCCCGATTATTATCTTCCACCAAAAGAAGATGTGTACAACAATATGGAAGCCTTAATTTACCATTTCAAAATTGTTATGGGCGAAATTCCGGTTCCAAATACCGAAGTGTATCATTCAGTGGAAGGCGGAAACGGCGAATTAGGCTTTTACCTGATTACCAACGGAAGCCGTGTGCCTTATCGTTTGCACTTCCGCAGACCTTGTTTCATTTATTACCAAGCTTTTAACGAAATTGTGAAAGGGCGCAGCTTGTCTGATGCTATTATTACGCTTTCAAGTATGAACGTTATTGCTGGTGAATTAGATTGTTAG
- the nuoK gene encoding NADH-quinone oxidoreductase subunit NuoK, whose amino-acid sequence MEQVLQQIGIDQYIYLAILLFCIGAFGILYRRNAIVMFMSIEIMLNAANLLLVAFSTYHEDANGQVFVFFTMAVAAAEVAIGLAILVAIYRNIGSIDIDKLKKLKG is encoded by the coding sequence ATGGAACAAGTTTTACAACAAATTGGTATAGACCAATACATTTATCTAGCCATATTATTATTTTGTATTGGAGCGTTTGGTATTTTATACCGCCGAAACGCAATTGTAATGTTTATGTCGATCGAAATTATGCTGAACGCTGCAAACTTGCTTTTAGTTGCTTTTTCAACGTATCACGAAGATGCAAACGGACAAGTATTCGTTTTCTTTACAATGGCTGTAGCTGCTGCCGAAGTAGCAATTGGACTGGCAATTTTGGTGGCGATTTATAGAAATATAGGATCGATTGATATTGATAAACTTAAAAAATTAAAAGGATAG
- a CDS encoding NuoI/complex I 23 kDa subunit family protein, translating to MSIQNISLSGRKKQVSNKEMTLGERLYIGAIAGGMATTFKHLFKKKVTINYPEETRPFSPVYRGQHMLMRDEEGRERCTACGLCALSCPAEAITMKAAERKPDEKHLYREEKYAEIYEINMLRCIYCGLCEEACPKQAIYLTTSKKIVKADTNREHFIFGKEQLVMPLEQAIRNTAKSE from the coding sequence ATGTCTATTCAAAATATATCCTTATCAGGCCGTAAAAAACAGGTTTCTAATAAAGAAATGACCTTGGGCGAGCGCTTATACATTGGTGCAATTGCAGGCGGTATGGCAACTACTTTTAAGCATTTGTTTAAAAAGAAAGTAACCATTAATTATCCTGAAGAAACCCGTCCGTTCAGTCCGGTTTATCGTGGGCAACACATGCTTATGCGCGATGAAGAAGGCAGAGAACGTTGTACAGCTTGTGGTTTGTGTGCCTTATCATGCCCTGCCGAAGCAATTACAATGAAAGCTGCCGAGCGTAAACCAGATGAGAAACATTTGTACAGAGAAGAAAAATACGCAGAGATATACGAAATTAACATGTTGCGTTGTATTTATTGCGGTTTGTGTGAAGAAGCTTGCCCTAAACAAGCCATCTACTTAACTACATCTAAAAAAATTGTAAAGGCAGATACCAATCGCGAGCATTTTATCTTCGGAAAAGAACAATTGGTTATGCCTTTAGAACAGGCTATACGTAACACCGCTAAATCAGAATAA